The window ATGAATAAAGCTATATAACttcttattatttatcataAGAAAGCTTGGACTTCATTATATGTATGTAATCTAGGCAAAAAAAAGTAGtcataaatttgttttttttagattaaatgttattatataactttacttttataataataaataatattcaatTGATAAGATAGTTTATCTAAACGTAACTAGTTTCGTCTTTATAGTATTAAATACAATAGATAAGAATTGAACAAATTCCCAATTTTATCATAATAAGATaacaatatttatttgatatttttcttatattttatattttattttaagcatttaaaaggagaaatggaaaagataaaaaaagaaaaggtggcATGGAAATTTCGTGCGGAATTGGGaagataagaaagaaagaaactgcAAACAAAGCAAAGCAAAGCAGAGTCGTAGCAAGACCCCACCTCGtcttcctccaatcttttTCTATCTAAAAACTTCCTATTCactcttttttcctcttttccaACTTGTTTCCCTCTCTCTTGTTACCCTTTCAAACTCTTCAAATACCAGCAAACAATGCCCATTCCCTTCCTCCTCATCTTTCTCCCCTAgtctgtttctttttcttttgtccaaaaaaataaaacttaagtCATTTCCTTGTTGGGTCCTTctcctttttatttatttttttcatttcaacaatgGCAAAAGCTAATGCTGACAAGTTGAGGCGGTTAAGAGCTTGGGTGCAAAACTACGATTGGGGAAGATGTGGAGCTGAGGCACAGGTGGCGAGGCTGTTGGCTTTGAATTGTGGGGCTGAGGTTGAGCCTGAAAGGCCTTATGCTGAGTTTTGGATGGGGACCCATGACTCAGGGCCAAGTTTTTTGGCTGATGAAGAAggacaagaagaagaaaatgtggGTTTAAAAGAGTGGATTGGGAAGAATCCGAATGTACTTGGTCATAAGGTTTTGGAAAAGTGGGGGTCTGATCTTCCTTTCTTGTTCAAGGTTTGTTCTTCATTTACTTGGATTTGagtgattttcatttttctgggtttttatctttttgattagtggaaaattgagttttgatttttgtctCTATGTTTTTTACTCTCTTTGGATTTTATTGGATTActggttttctttttaaagtttttgtcttttgttttttaatggGAAAGCCATCGTCTTTGGCTTCAATATTAATGGAGATTGAATTTTCACTACtcatctaaaattttattatttaccattttttggttttaagttgaatgtaactgaattttgatttaatgtGGTGTTCATGAGTTTGTTTTTTCTCCTTGGGGTATTAATCAGTTTAATTTGGATGGTTTTATCTCAATTTCGATTTGAATCAACACTATCTATGTAGCAATTTGGATATTGGAATGGATCTTGGATAGTTCATGCCAAAGAACTAAGCTTGAGAGTGTAAAATGGATATTAATATCACTTTAACTAGAATATCAGCAAATTTGTCTATAAATTGTCTAATTTGGTTCTGTGGTTATAACCATATGCTGTAATATAGGTACTTTCAGTGGCAAAAGCCCTGTCAATACAGGCACATCCAGATAAAGAATTGGCGAAAGGATTGCATAAGTTACAGCCAAATCTTTACAAGGATGGTAATCACAAACCTGAGATGGCTTTGGCAATAACAGAGTTCAGGGCCCTTTGTGGGTTCATTACTCTTGAGGTAGTACATTAATCATGCTCAGCTTTGGGTGGAACTTTTAGTTTTGCTAATATTTCTCTCCTGGTTATTGGCTTTTTTGAGAAGGAAATAACTCTGCCCTTGTGTTTGATAAAACTCTGTCAGTGGATATACATGATAGTTATTGATACATACATTTTGTGACTAAATATACTCATCATCTATGCTGTCAAGTTGTAATCATGCTGAACAACTATTATGGAAATGATACGCATGCTGAAACCTTGAGGCTGAATTCCATCTGAATTAGAGACAGAAGGCAATTGATCATGACTTTCCATGAAACTTACACCCGCTGCTAATTTTTCTGGTTGGACTTGTTTCATCCTCAAAGTTTGGCCTAAATAGTAGGGTCCTAACTATTGTACTTGCTGTCATTTTGCTACAATTTAATGTCACTGCACCAGAATATTCTCATATGTATTGATATTAGAGGGATTTCGTTGACATTTTAAAGCTTATTTCTTGTCTGTATGAGCTATGATTATAATGCTCCAGTACTGTTACCCAGGTCATCACATTTTAGAGAAGTTTGATACCTAGGCAAGCAATTTCATAGTGCTTCTGCATGAAGCAGAAAAAGGTTTTTTAAATGTGAAGTAACATCCATCTTGAGTGCTTTCCTCAAATCATGTCTTACCGCTCACTGAGTTATTTCCAAATTATGTCTGAAATATCTTGAGGAATTTAGGTATTATTCATGTTGTTTTCCAAAAATTCACATGtgttttggttttggtgaaCCATGCATCTTGTCTATGTATATAAAATTTGCAGGTGATTTTCCCAACTGTAGTTACTAACTTGGATCAAGTATTTATCCCCCTTGCAGGAGCTTAAGGGTGTGCTTGAAGATGTTCCTGAGATTGTAGAATTGGTTGGCACTGCATCAGCAAACCAAGTCTTATATATTGACGAGAAAGACGGGGCAGAGAAAGTAAAATCTGCTCTGCGGTCAGTTTTTACCCAACTCATGTCAGCTAGCAAGGAGATGACAACTAAAGCAATATCAAAGCTGAAAAGTCGGCTGCACATGAAAAGTCAGGTCTGCAGAAATTTTCagcattatatatattattctgTACTGCATAGAGGCATAAAACTGAGAAAGGGATCAATGGCCATCACCTACTTATGTTCCTTAGAAACATTACTATGAGAGAACATTGATGTGGTCCTTCTCTTTAGTGTTCCTGCATAAAGTGGCTGTTCTGAAGACTTGACTTGAAACCGTGCTTTGCGTTAGTCTGTTTTAGACTTTTGCTATAATACCAAAAGATGGCTCCTAACCAAATCTTTATTTATCTAAAGAATGATAgcaaattgattttccttATAGGCTTTGGTCCTGGAGATCTTCTGCTCTTTACTTCTTTAAGCTATAAATATGTCACTTTAGTACCTGAA is drawn from Theobroma cacao cultivar B97-61/B2 chromosome 4, Criollo_cocoa_genome_V2, whole genome shotgun sequence and contains these coding sequences:
- the LOC18602044 gene encoding mannose-6-phosphate isomerase 1, with amino-acid sequence MAKANADKLRRLRAWVQNYDWGRCGAEAQVARLLALNCGAEVEPERPYAEFWMGTHDSGPSFLADEEGQEEENVGLKEWIGKNPNVLGHKVLEKWGSDLPFLFKVLSVAKALSIQAHPDKELAKGLHKLQPNLYKDGNHKPEMALAITEFRALCGFITLEELKGVLEDVPEIVELVGTASANQVLYIDEKDGAEKVKSALRSVFTQLMSASKEMTTKAISKLKSRLHMKSQLRCLTEKEQLVLHLEKQYPGDIGVISAFFFNYVKLNPGEALYLGANEPHAYLSGECIECMATSDNVVRAGLTPKHRDIQTLCSMLTYKQGYPEILKGFPLSPYITRYLPPFDEFEVDRCILPKGASTVFPAIPGPSIFLAFVGEGTLHTGSWNDIVTEGDVLFAPANTEITISTASELQLYRGGVNSRFLHAL